Below is a window of Saccharomonospora viridis DSM 43017 DNA.
ACGGCACTGCGTTCCGGGACCGTGGCCCGGGTGGTCCAACCCACCAACGCGGCGAACAGTCCCCACGCGGCGCCCACGGCGAAGCAGGTGAGCGAGATGCCCGCCGGAACGCCCGCGGTCGACTGCCCGGTGCCCAGCACGGTGAAGACGAAAAGCTGGAGTCCGGCGATGGAGGCGTTACTACCCGCGTCGCTGATCAGCGCCGAGACGGCGGCGATCCCGATGACGACGAGCGCGGACAGAACCGCATCGGCCCCGGTGAGGACTCCGAGCGCGAAGCCGAACACGGCGGCGCCCAATGCCCCGGACAACCGTTTCGCCCGGGAGCGATACGCACCGACGACGTCCGCCGTGATCGACGGCAAGGCACCGGCCGACACCAATGCCCCGTAGCCGATGTGGTCGACCAGATAACCCACCGCGATCGGCGCCGACAGCACCACGGCGGCACGCACCAGCTGCGACCAGTGGATCGGCACGGGTTTGGTCCGCAACAGGTGCACAAGCCACCGTGGGATGACTCTGCCTGCACGGTCGTCGGACGGGTCCACGTGGCCATCTTGACGCACCGCTGCCGCCGCAGCTCGCTCGCGAGAACCCCCGAAGATCGTCATGTCCCTCGGGTCGGCGAGGCGGGCGGCAGCCGACGGCCCGTCCAGCCGCTTCCGCGTGTCGTCAGGTGTGTGCGCGTCGCGCGCGTTCCCGGTGCCAACGGTCGAACAACACCGGGATCTCCGCGAGGAGGAAATCCAGGAAATCGGCCATCTCGGTCAGCCGCCGCCCCGCGGGGGTGTCGGGGCCGACCGCGTCGACCCCCTCGACCGTCACGTCACGCCACATGCGCAGCGTCCGGTCGTGTTTGAAGAACGAGGCGAACCACAGATCGTCGTAGAGCCGGTAGTGATCACGCCGCTCGCCCGGCTTGCGTTCCTTGGAGACCAGCCCGAGCTGCTCCAGGTACCGCACCGCACCGGAGACCGCGGCCGGACTGATGGACAGGGTGCCGGCGAGTTCGGCGGCGGTCATGGTGCCGCTGTCGGACACGGTCAGCGCGGCGAAGACCCTCGCTGCAGTGCGCTGTATGCCCATCTCGGTCAGTGTCAGCGCGAGTTTCTCGATGTAGACACGCACTGCCTCGTCCGTGGTCTCGCCCGGTTCCCGCGGCGACTGCGGCCTGGCGGACATGTGATCACACTCCTTTCGACCCGACATTACTCAGGCCGAAAAATTTCAGAACATTCTGAGTCTTCAGAATTTTGTGAAATTAGTGTAACTTCTCGGACATGGACCACTGCATCTCGATCTCCGGGCTACGCAAGTCGTTCGGACCCACCGTCGCTCTGGACGGCCTCGACCTCTCCGTGGCCACGGGCGAGGTGCACGGTTTCCTCGGCCCCAACGGCTCCGGCAAGTCCACCACCATCCGGATCCTGCTGGGTCTGCTGCGCGCCGACGGCGGATCGGTGGCGTTGCTCGGCGGCGATCCGTGGCGGGACGCCACCCGCCTGCACCGCCGTCTCGCCTACGTACCCGGCGACGTGGCCCTGTGGCCCACCCTCAGCGGTGGCGAGGTCATCGACCTGCTCGGCAGGCTCCGGGGCGGCCTCGATCCGCGCAGACGGGCCGAACTCATCGAACGTTTCGACCTCGACCCCACCAAGAAGGGGCGTGCGTACTCGAAGGGCAACCGGCAGAAGGTGGCGCTCGTGGCCGCGCTCGCCTCGGACGTGGAACTGCTGATCCTCGACGAACCGACCTCCGGACTCGACCCGCTGATGGAAGCCGTGTTCCGGGAGGAGATCAGGCAGGAACGGGACCGGGGACGCACGGTGCTGCTGTCGAGCCACATCCTGTCCGAGGTCGAGGACCTGTGCGATCGCGTGAGCATCATCAGAGCGGGCAGGACCGTCGAGTCCGGCACGCTCGCGCAGCTGCGGCACCTCACCCGCACCACCGTCACCGCCGATCTGGCGGGACCGCCCGACGGCCTCACCCGGCTCGAGGGCGTGCACGACCTTCGGATCGAAGGGCGCCGGGTGCGCTTCGCCGTCGAAACGGACGCTTTGAACGAGGCACTGCGCGCTCTGGCCGCCATCGGCGTGCACAGCCTCACCAGTCAACCACCGACGCTGGAGGAGCTGTTCCTGCGTCACTACACCGACGGACCCGGCGACGAGGCGAGGGCGTCATGACCGGTGACGACGCGCGTACCCCGGCCGACTCCGGAACACTTCGGAGTCCGAAATCGACCGGGGAACCGTCCGAAACGACCCCAACAGCGGGCAACCTCAGCGGTACCGGACAGCTCATTCGCCTCGCACTGCGTCGCGATCGCCTGGTGCTGCCGCTGTGGATCGTCGTGGTGGTGCTGCTGACCACCGCCGGCGCGGGCGCCTACGAACAGCTGTACCCGGACCCGGCCGAGCGCGCCGCGCTGACGGCGAGCATGGCGAACAACCCCTCCATCACCCTGCTGCTCGGCCCCGCCTACGACCTGTCCACGGCGGGTGGCTTCACCGCCTGGCGTTTCGGCACGATGCTGTCACTGCTCCTCGCGCTGGTCTGTGTCTTCACCATGACCAGACACACGCGGCAGGAGGAGGAGACGGGCAGGTACGAACTGCTGTCGTCCACCGTCGTCGGCCGCTACGCCTTCCTCGCCGCGTCGTCGGTGGTGTGCGCGGCGTTCGCGGCGCTCACGGGACTGGCCACGGCGGCGGCGTTGATCGCGGCGGGTACGTCGGCATCCGGCGCGTTCGCGTTCGGTCTCGGATTGACGTCGGTGGCGTGGGTGTTCACCGGTGTCGCGGCCGTCACCGCACAGCTGGCCGAGTACTCCAGGACCGCCAACGGCCTGGCCGGAGCGGTGCTGGGTATCGCGTTCGCGGTGCGGGCCGTCGGCGACTCGTCGGCGGAGGCCTCGTGGTTGTCGTGGTTGTCGCCGCTCGGCTGGGCCACCCGGGTGCGCCCGTTCGCCGGGGACCGGTTCTGGGTGTTGCTCATCCCCGTGGTCGTGACCGCCGCCCTTGCCGTCACCGCCTACCTGTTACAACGCCGAAGGGATGTCGGGTTCGGACTGCTGCCCACCCCGCTCGGCCCGGCCACCGCCGCACCCCGACTGCGGACGCCGTTCGCCCTCGCCGTCCGTCTGCACAGGGGGACACTGCTGGGCTGGGTCGCCGGTTTCGCGGTCCTGAGTGTGCTGTTCGGTTGGCTGGCCTCCGATATCGGCGACATCGTCGGTGACAACGAGCGGATGCGCGACATGCTGGCCGAGCTGGGCGGCGGACGAGGCATGGTCGACGCCTACTTGGCCGCCACGGCGGACATCTTCGGCATGGTGGCCGCGCTCTTCGTGGTCCAGGCGACGGTGCGGATACGCACGGAGGAGACCGCGCTACGGGCCGAGCCGCTGCTGACCACCGGTGTGTCCCGCTTGCGGTGGGTCACCGGTCATCTCGTGCTCGTCTTCGCGGGTGGGGCCGCGCTGTTGCTGGCGGCGGGTCTCGGTATGGGATTCGCGCACGGCGTGCGGGTGGGTGACGTCGGGGCACAGACGCCCGACGTGCTGCTGGCCTGTCTGTCGCAGATCCCCGCCGTGTTCGTCGTCGGCGGCGTGGCCGTGGTGCTGTTCGGGCTCCTTCCCGCCCACACCGTTGGAGCGTGGGCGGTCGCCGCCGCGTTCCTCCTGCTCAGCCTGTTCGGCCCGGTGTTGCAGTTGGACCAGGCGGTGTTGAACGCCTCGCCGTTCCAACATGTGCCACAGCTGCCGAGCGAGGACTTCACCGCGGCCCCGATGCTGTGGTTGACGCTGGTGGCGGCCGGGCTGGTCACGGCGGGGGTCGTCGGGTTCCGACGTCGCGACCTCGGGTAGTTCACCCGCGTGGGGTCACGCTGCCGTCGGCGGCCACGTCGAGGCGCAGTTGCGGACCGGCCGAGTCACCGTCGAACCCGTTCGGATGCACCGGCTGTGGGGTGCTCTCCACCGTGTGGTGTACGAGCTTCTCACCCGCCTCGTCGAAGACGGTGAGGGTCACCCGTACCGGTTCCTCGGGGAGTTCGGGAAGCTCCGTGAAACCGTGGAAACCACCCGTTTCGCGCACCTGGGCCGAGCAGACGTCGTCCGGGTCGGTGCCCTCGCACGGGGACGGGTCCACCGTCGTGGCCGGGTGGAGTTCGACGTCGACCGGGTGGCACCGCCCGTCCCAGCACACCTCCAACGCCACGGACCCGGCGTCCAACCCGGGCGCGATGTCCACACTCACCCCGGCGGGCGCGTAGACCTCCGCTCGGGGGCCATCCTGTGGGGAATGTCGTTCCTCGCCCCCTGGAACAGCACATCCGGCGAGGAGCAGCAGGACGAGGACGGTAAGAGCACGCATGCCGGTTCAGACGGGACGAACCCGTCACCGGGTTGCATCGGGTGTCACCTCCACAAGTCACGGGTAGTCCCGCGGTATGGACGAACGCGAGGTCATCGAGCGGGTTCCGAAACAGTTGTTCATCGGAGGTACCTGGCGTGATTCCGACGACGGCGTGTTCGAGGTGTACGACCCCGGCAACGGTTCCCGGCTGTGCGAGGTCGCCGACGGACGGGGGACCGACGCGGAGGCCGCCGTCGAGGCCGCCGTCGCGGCGCAGGACACCTGGGCCGCCACGCCGCCCAGGGAACGCGGGGAGATCCTGCGCCGCGCCTGGCGACTGATGATCGACCGGGCCGACGACCTCGCGTTGCTCATGACGTTGGAGATGGGCAAGAGCCTCACCGAGTCCCGCGCCGAGGTCGTCTACGCCGCCGAGTTCTTCCGGTGGTTCTCCGAGGAGGCGGTGCGCATCGACGGCGTCTACAAACGCGCTCCGGACGGTGGCGGGCGCATGATCGTCACCCGCCAACCCGTCGGTCCCTGTCTGTTGATCACACCGTGGAACTTCCCGCTCGCCATGGGCACCCGCAAGATCGGCCCCGCGGTCGCGGCGGGCTGCACGATGATCGTCAAACCGGCGCAGCTCACGCCGCTGTCGATGCTCGCCCTGGCCGACCTGCTCGTCGAGGCGGGACTGCCCGGCGGTGTGCTGAACGTCGTACCGAGCACCTCGGCCAGCAGCATCACAAGCCCCGTACTCGCCGACCCCCGCGTGCGGAAACTGTCGTTCACCGGGTCCACAGAGGTCGGTCGCAAGCTCGTGGCACAGTGCGCACCGAATCTCCAGCGCATGTCCATGGAACTCGGCGGGAACGCTGCTTTCCTCGTCTTCGACGACGCCGACCTCGACACCGCCGTGGCCGGGGCGGTGACCGCGAAGATGCGCAACAACGGCGAATCCTGCGTGGCGGCCAACCGCTTCCTCGTGCAGTCCTCGATCGCCGAGGAGTTCACCGAACGGCTCACCGAACGGATGGCGGGGTTGCACATGGGGCACGGCACGGAACCGAACGTCACCGTCGGACCGCTCATCGACGAGACGCAACGGGACAAGGTGTCCGAACTGGTCACGGACGCGGTCGGACGTGGCGCACGGGCGACCACAGGGGGAGGTCCCGCGGAACGGGACGGGTACTTCTACCACCCCACGGTGCTCGCCGACGTGCCCGTGGACGCCCGCATCCTGGAGGAGGTCTTCGGACCGGTGGCCCCGGTGACGACGTTCGACACCGAGGAGGAGGCACTCCGCAAAGCCAACGACACCGAGCACGGGCTGGTGGGTTACGTGTTCACCCGCGACCTGGATCGCGCGGTGCGGGTGGGGGAAGGGCTGGCCACCGGCATGGTCGGTCTCAACACCGGACTGGTGTCCAACGCGGCGGCCCCGTTCGGCGGGGTGAAGGCGTCCGGCTTCGGTCGCGAGGGCGGCGACGAGGGCATCGAGGAATACCTCGACACGAAGTACCTGGCCTTGGCCCTGAGCTCATGACCGAGGCTCGTGGCCGCCTCAACGCGTGTACCGGCGCACCTCCTGATCCGCCGCTTCCAACGCGGCCCTGGCCGCCTCGGTGCGGCGACGCGCCTTGGCCTCCTCCCGCTCGGCGATACGAAGTTCCCTACGCGCGTCGTCTCGGGCCTGCCGGGCCCGTGCCTCCGCGTCGCGGCGGGCCCGCTGTCGTTCCTGTCGTTCCTGCTGCTCGGAGAGTCGAGGCGTGGTCGGTGCACGCTTCGGTTCGGTCCCGGACCCGCCCGTGAGTAAGGCGGACTCGAACACGTCCCGTGGGGACAGTGCGGTGGTCAGTCGGCCTTCGAGCACGGCGTGGGCGGATTCCCCGTCGTTCACCGCCGCCTCCAACGTCGCCTCGATCTCGCGTCGCACCGGCTCGCCGACCCTTCCTTGGGACAGCGCCTGCGCCCGGTCGAGCAGGGCGTGGACCCGCTCGTTGCGTTCGTGGGTCAGTTCCCGGAGCCGTCCCCCGGCGAGGTCGCGATGGGCCCGGCGCAGCCGTTGTCCGAGCTTGACCAACGAGGCGAGCTCGTCGGTGTGTTTTCGGGCCAACCGGTTCACCAGTGCGGCGGCGGTGGTGGGTTTGCGGAGCCGGTGGATGCGCTCGGCGAGATCTTTCTCACCCTCACGCCGGGCTTGGGCCTCGTATCGCTTCCGAAGTGACACGAATTCGCCGGGCTCCACGCCGTAGAGTTCGTCGACCACGGCGTCGAAATACTTGGTCGCAGGCTTCTCGGACATGGTCACAGGTTTCCCCAGGGCGGGCGAAGGGACCATGTCCTGTCATGGTTACGGTGTCGGGGAGGGAGGAGAAATCTTGGCTATCGACGAGATCGAGTTCTATTGGCGTCCGGGTTGCCCGTTCTGCGCGATCCTGCGTGGCCGGCTGCGGGAAAGCGGCCTGCCGGTGCGGGAGATCAACATTTGGGAGGACTCCGAGGCCGCCGCGCGCGTGCGTTCGGTGACCGGTGGCGACGAGACCGTTCCCACGGTGTTCGTCGGACAGCGGGCGTTGGTCAATCCGAACATGGACGAACTCGCCGAGGTGGTGCGGCGGGAAGCTCCGCACCTGTTCGATCTCGCCCAGCCCGCCGTCCAGGGGTACGGCTCGCGGCACTGAACTTTCGAGCCGACACCGCTTCAGCCTGAGCCCGTTCCGGTTCCCGCCACACCGGTTCGTCGGTCGGTGCCGGTCATTCGTCGGTGCCGGGGACGATCCGGAACACGGGGTGTCTCGTCGCGGCCCGACGGAGGACGTCGTCGGGTGAGTCGGCGGTGACGTCCCCGAAGAACGCACCGACCTCCCAACCCCATCGGCGCAGGTACGAACGGAGCACGGCCACTCGAACGGCATCGTCCGTCACCTCGACGCCCTCGAACGGCTCGACCCGACGCCCCACGGTGAGACGGCCGCGGCCGACCGCTCGGAGGTTACGTACCCATTGCGTGTTGCCACGCGCCGAGACGAGGTATCGCTCGCCGTCGAGTGTCAGCACGTTGACGGGCGTGGACCTCCATTCTCCGGACTTACGTCCTCTCACGGAGAGCACTCGGCTTCCCCACAGGCTCACCCCGATTCGGGTGAGGGCCTGCACGACGTGGTTGAGCAACCTCGTCGGACGCCCGGGGGCGAGGTACCACGTGGAAGCGGCCATGAGGTCCGTCCTTTCCGTAGCGAGGACTCATCGGAAGGGCCCAAAGAAGAGCGCTGCTCTCCTTTGAGAGCAGTGAACACCACTCACCGTCGAATGACCAGAGCAGTGCTCTCGTTTCGGATCAGCGCTCTCGTCTGAGCGTGGCCGTGACAGACTGGACGCCATGCCCACGAAACCCCCGGGGCCTCAGGAACCGACGCCTTCGCAGCCGGTGCATCGCACGACCAGGGAACGCGCTCGCGCGGAGATCACACTCGCGATCAAGGACGAAGCCCGCCGACAACTGGGACGCGTCGGTGCGCAAGCACTGTCCTTGCGCGCGGTCGCCCGGGAGCTGGGCATGGTGTCGTCCGCGTTGTACCGCTACTTCCCCAACCGGGACGCCCTGTTGACCGCGCTCATCGTGGACGCCTACAACGGACTGGGCGAAGCGACCGAAAACGCCCGTGATCCCGCGAGGCGGCCACGCGACCAGTGGATCACCGTCTGCCACGCCGTCCGCGACTGGGCGCGGCACCATCCCCACGAGTACATGTTGCTCTACGGCACCCCGGTCCCCGGCTACCGCGCCCCGCAGGACACGATCCCGCCCGCGAGCCGCGTGCCTCGTGTC
It encodes the following:
- a CDS encoding GbsR/MarR family transcriptional regulator encodes the protein MSARPQSPREPGETTDEAVRVYIEKLALTLTEMGIQRTAARVFAALTVSDSGTMTAAELAGTLSISPAAVSGAVRYLEQLGLVSKERKPGERRDHYRLYDDLWFASFFKHDRTLRMWRDVTVEGVDAVGPDTPAGRRLTEMADFLDFLLAEIPVLFDRWHRERARRAHT
- a CDS encoding ABC transporter permease; the encoded protein is MTGDDARTPADSGTLRSPKSTGEPSETTPTAGNLSGTGQLIRLALRRDRLVLPLWIVVVVLLTTAGAGAYEQLYPDPAERAALTASMANNPSITLLLGPAYDLSTAGGFTAWRFGTMLSLLLALVCVFTMTRHTRQEEETGRYELLSSTVVGRYAFLAASSVVCAAFAALTGLATAAALIAAGTSASGAFAFGLGLTSVAWVFTGVAAVTAQLAEYSRTANGLAGAVLGIAFAVRAVGDSSAEASWLSWLSPLGWATRVRPFAGDRFWVLLIPVVVTAALAVTAYLLQRRRDVGFGLLPTPLGPATAAPRLRTPFALAVRLHRGTLLGWVAGFAVLSVLFGWLASDIGDIVGDNERMRDMLAELGGGRGMVDAYLAATADIFGMVAALFVVQATVRIRTEETALRAEPLLTTGVSRLRWVTGHLVLVFAGGAALLLAAGLGMGFAHGVRVGDVGAQTPDVLLACLSQIPAVFVVGGVAVVLFGLLPAHTVGAWAVAAAFLLLSLFGPVLQLDQAVLNASPFQHVPQLPSEDFTAAPMLWLTLVAAGLVTAGVVGFRRRDLG
- a CDS encoding NAD-dependent succinate-semialdehyde dehydrogenase, giving the protein MDEREVIERVPKQLFIGGTWRDSDDGVFEVYDPGNGSRLCEVADGRGTDAEAAVEAAVAAQDTWAATPPRERGEILRRAWRLMIDRADDLALLMTLEMGKSLTESRAEVVYAAEFFRWFSEEAVRIDGVYKRAPDGGGRMIVTRQPVGPCLLITPWNFPLAMGTRKIGPAVAAGCTMIVKPAQLTPLSMLALADLLVEAGLPGGVLNVVPSTSASSITSPVLADPRVRKLSFTGSTEVGRKLVAQCAPNLQRMSMELGGNAAFLVFDDADLDTAVAGAVTAKMRNNGESCVAANRFLVQSSIAEEFTERLTERMAGLHMGHGTEPNVTVGPLIDETQRDKVSELVTDAVGRGARATTGGGPAERDGYFYHPTVLADVPVDARILEEVFGPVAPVTTFDTEEEALRKANDTEHGLVGYVFTRDLDRAVRVGEGLATGMVGLNTGLVSNAAAPFGGVKASGFGREGGDEGIEEYLDTKYLALALSS
- a CDS encoding ABC transporter ATP-binding protein — its product is MDHCISISGLRKSFGPTVALDGLDLSVATGEVHGFLGPNGSGKSTTIRILLGLLRADGGSVALLGGDPWRDATRLHRRLAYVPGDVALWPTLSGGEVIDLLGRLRGGLDPRRRAELIERFDLDPTKKGRAYSKGNRQKVALVAALASDVELLILDEPTSGLDPLMEAVFREEIRQERDRGRTVLLSSHILSEVEDLCDRVSIIRAGRTVESGTLAQLRHLTRTTVTADLAGPPDGLTRLEGVHDLRIEGRRVRFAVETDALNEALRALAAIGVHSLTSQPPTLEELFLRHYTDGPGDEARAS
- a CDS encoding nitroreductase family deazaflavin-dependent oxidoreductase; the protein is MAASTWYLAPGRPTRLLNHVVQALTRIGVSLWGSRVLSVRGRKSGEWRSTPVNVLTLDGERYLVSARGNTQWVRNLRAVGRGRLTVGRRVEPFEGVEVTDDAVRVAVLRSYLRRWGWEVGAFFGDVTADSPDDVLRRAATRHPVFRIVPGTDE
- a CDS encoding glutaredoxin family protein, giving the protein MAIDEIEFYWRPGCPFCAILRGRLRESGLPVREINIWEDSEAAARVRSVTGGDETVPTVFVGQRALVNPNMDELAEVVRREAPHLFDLAQPAVQGYGSRH